From the genome of Nitrospirae bacterium YQR-1:
CACACTCCTCATGTATGTCATGAAAATTAACCATCGGCTAATCCCCTTTTAAGAGACTCTTTGTATGCCGTGGAAATGTCGCTGCACTGTACTTCTGTCAAGGTTTTTCCCCCCAGAGTTATTTTAAACATTCCATTTTGCACTGTTTTTCCTATTATATGAAATGGCACTGATGCGCTCTTTGCCATAGACTCGATTTTACCGGATGCGCCGGCACTTACCACTATACGGCCTGAGGACTCTCCATAGAGCAGTGTGTCCGTCCGCAGCCCCGCACTTATTGGCAATAGCTCCGCCTCCAACCCTACATTACCCACAATTGAACACTCGGCAAGGGCTACGGCAAGCCCTCCTTCCGACAGATCATGAGCGCTATTGAGAAGCCCCCTCTTACACAATTCCACCATCAGTTCTATCAGGGAGCTCTCCATTTTTAAATCCACCGGATGCGGCAATCCCCTTTCTATCCCATGCAGAAGACTTAAGTATTCACTGCCGCCCAGAGAGCCTGCTGGGGGGCCCAGCAGCATGACAATATCACCATGAGCCTTAAATCCCATAGAGAGAGCCTTTGATGCGTCCTCTATGATTCCGACAACGCCGACCGTTGGAGTGGGATATATGGCGGTACCTTTTGTCTCGTTATATAAACTAACATTACCACTGATTACGGGTATGTTAAGAGCACGGCAGGCATCCCCAATTCCCCTTACCGCCTCTGCAAACTGCCACATGACCTCGGGTTTTTCCGGGTTGCCAAAGTTCAGACAGTCGGTCACGGCAAGGGGCTTTGCGCCTGTTGCGGCCACGTTTCGGGCCGACTCTGCAAGCGTATGAACGCCGCCCATGTATGGGTCAAGGTAACAGTACCGGCTGTTGCAATCCACCGACATGGCAAGCCCCTTTTTACCGCCTTGTACCCTTATCACTGCTGCATCCGCCTTGCCAGGAAGCAGCACGGTTGAGGTTCTGACCATATGGTCATACTCCTGCCACACCAGCTCCTTTGAGGTTATTGCAGGAGATGAAAGGAGTTTTAATAAAACATCGTTATTGTCGTTAAGTACCTCTATCTCAGACTCATCAAGAGAGTTTAAATTATCCTGATAGCCGGGACGTGCCTGTGGCCTGTCATAAATGGGGGCCTCGGTTGAAATCCGTGAGGCCGGAATCTCAGCTACAGTTTCGCCGTGCCACTTAACTCTGAGATAGCCGTCCCCGCTTACAAAACCAATGGCTACAGCCTCAAGGTCCCACTTTTTAAATATTGAAAGCAGCGATTCAAGGTTTTTTTCCTCCGCCACGATAAGCATCCTCTCCTGGCTTTCCGAGAGCATGATCTCATATGGGATCATGTCGGCCTCTCTTAAAGGCACCCGGCTTAGCTCCAGCTCAATGCCCATGTTTGCCCGTGCCGCCATCTCAGAGGACGATGAGGTAAGCCCAGCCCCCCCCATATCTTGTATGCCCACGATAAGATTTTCTTCCCTCATGGCCTCAAGGCAGGCCTCAAGAAGGAGTTTTTCCGTAAATGGGTCTCCTACCTGAACGTTGGGTTTTTTCTGCTGAGCATCATCTGTAAACTCCTCAGAGGCCATTGTGACACCGTGGATGCCATCCTTGCCGGTCTTAGAGCCGACATAGACGATGAGATTACCCACCCCTGTAGCCTTACCGTAAAATATGCGATCGATGTCAGCTATTCCCAGATTAAACACATTAACAAGGATATTTCCGGCATAGCAGGGATGAGCGTAAATTTCACCGCCGACTGTGGGCACTCCGATGCAGTTACCGTATCCGGCAATGCCTGAGACCACGCCGCTGAAGAGGTGCTTGTGATAGGGCTCGGAAAGCGGGCCGAAACGCAGCGAATTAAGGCTTGCCACAGGTCTTGCCCCCATCGTAAAAACATCCCTTAGTATGCCGCCCACCCCGGTTGCCGCCCCCTGATACGGCTCTATAAAGGACGGATGGTTGTGGGATTCCATTTTAAACACAGCCGCCTGATTGTCCCCGATGTCTATGATACCGGCGTTTTCACCCGGCCCCTGGATTACCCATGGCGCTTCAGTCGGAAAGTTTTTAAGGTGTATTCTTGAACTTTTGTACGAACAGTGCTCAGACCACATGACTGAGAAAATACCCAGCTCGGTAAAAGTCGGCTCCCTACCCAGTATCTTTAATATTGTTTCGTATTCATCCGGCTTAAGACCATGTTCTTTAATCAACCGGTCTGTTATCTGAGGTTCTCTCATTTGCGGTCGTTTCACGTAAACTGCCCCTTCATTAAAATATATTTTTTACAGAATATATTTCTTAATCTTGATTTTTAAGGCTACTTCTGCATTCTAACATAAATGAATAAACAATTGCTTTTCAGTTTTTGTTATGTAGTGGATTTCTGAAATTTTATAGTGGATTTCTTGCCTTTATAGTTAACTGCGTTAACAAAGAACTGGATTCCGGCATTCGCTCGGAATGACAGAAAAGGAGGAAAGAAAGACCTCCCCAATAACGTACTCCTCTGTATTGCCGCCTCCGAGCGGCAATGACAGAGGAGGGGC
Proteins encoded in this window:
- the purL gene encoding phosphoribosylformylglycinamidine synthase subunit PurL; amino-acid sequence: MKRPQMREPQITDRLIKEHGLKPDEYETILKILGREPTFTELGIFSVMWSEHCSYKSSRIHLKNFPTEAPWVIQGPGENAGIIDIGDNQAAVFKMESHNHPSFIEPYQGAATGVGGILRDVFTMGARPVASLNSLRFGPLSEPYHKHLFSGVVSGIAGYGNCIGVPTVGGEIYAHPCYAGNILVNVFNLGIADIDRIFYGKATGVGNLIVYVGSKTGKDGIHGVTMASEEFTDDAQQKKPNVQVGDPFTEKLLLEACLEAMREENLIVGIQDMGGAGLTSSSSEMAARANMGIELELSRVPLREADMIPYEIMLSESQERMLIVAEEKNLESLLSIFKKWDLEAVAIGFVSGDGYLRVKWHGETVAEIPASRISTEAPIYDRPQARPGYQDNLNSLDESEIEVLNDNNDVLLKLLSSPAITSKELVWQEYDHMVRTSTVLLPGKADAAVIRVQGGKKGLAMSVDCNSRYCYLDPYMGGVHTLAESARNVAATGAKPLAVTDCLNFGNPEKPEVMWQFAEAVRGIGDACRALNIPVISGNVSLYNETKGTAIYPTPTVGVVGIIEDASKALSMGFKAHGDIVMLLGPPAGSLGGSEYLSLLHGIERGLPHPVDLKMESSLIELMVELCKRGLLNSAHDLSEGGLAVALAECSIVGNVGLEAELLPISAGLRTDTLLYGESSGRIVVSAGASGKIESMAKSASVPFHIIGKTVQNGMFKITLGGKTLTEVQCSDISTAYKESLKRGLADG